In Acidimicrobiales bacterium, a single window of DNA contains:
- the cobJ gene encoding precorrin-3B C(17)-methyltransferase produces the protein MRVLAISVTERGRLLATRLPFEHAHGDAGATVRARWRQVDAFVLLLATGAAVRIVAPLLEDKRLDPAVVCLDEAGRFAVALCGGHLGGANTLARQVASLVGAEPVVTTATDATGTCPLDALPGFLASGDVAGVTAAILDGRPPAVDNVVSWPLPSTLPVGAGPERLVITDRVVENGRGVAVLRPPTLVAGIGTSTGAPPEEVAALVTTSLAEAGLDAACLAEVATIDRRADEPAIHALGRPLRVFPAETLRSVSVPTPSSTVQSAVGTPSVAEAAALLAAGPGAELVVTKRTSAHAALAVARRQRPRGYLAVVGLGPGDRRHRTPAAETAVRHCDIVVGYGPYVDQCEDLIGPHHEIVRSPIGSEEDRGRLAVEEARVGRRVALVCSGDAGVYAMASVALEQAAASDGAAWPFDLDIVPGITAATAAAAALGAPLGHDHAAISLSDLLTPWATIESRLEAVAGADMVLSLYNPRSRGRPWQLGAARRILLAYRAPSTPVGVATDLARGGERVRLTTLAELDVEDVGMTTCLIVGSSATHVANGRMVTPRGYRR, from the coding sequence GTGAGGGTCCTGGCCATCAGCGTCACCGAGCGCGGGCGCCTGCTGGCGACGCGGCTGCCGTTCGAGCACGCCCACGGCGATGCCGGCGCCACCGTGCGGGCCCGGTGGCGCCAGGTCGACGCCTTCGTGCTGCTACTGGCGACCGGCGCCGCCGTGCGGATCGTGGCCCCCCTCCTGGAGGACAAGCGGCTCGATCCCGCCGTGGTGTGCCTGGACGAGGCCGGGCGCTTCGCGGTGGCACTGTGCGGGGGCCACCTCGGCGGAGCCAACACGCTCGCCCGGCAGGTGGCCTCCCTCGTCGGGGCCGAGCCCGTTGTCACCACCGCCACCGACGCCACCGGCACGTGCCCCCTCGACGCGCTTCCGGGGTTTCTGGCGAGCGGAGACGTCGCCGGGGTGACCGCTGCCATCCTCGACGGCCGCCCCCCGGCGGTCGACAACGTCGTGTCGTGGCCGCTGCCGTCGACGCTGCCGGTCGGGGCGGGACCCGAGCGATTGGTGATCACCGACCGGGTCGTGGAGAACGGTCGGGGCGTGGCCGTCCTGCGACCCCCGACGCTGGTCGCCGGGATCGGCACGTCGACCGGGGCTCCGCCCGAGGAGGTGGCGGCGTTGGTGACCACGAGCCTGGCCGAAGCGGGGCTGGATGCCGCCTGTCTGGCGGAGGTTGCCACCATCGACCGCCGGGCCGATGAGCCCGCCATCCACGCGCTCGGCCGTCCCCTGCGAGTGTTCCCGGCCGAGACGCTGCGCAGCGTGAGCGTGCCCACGCCCAGCTCCACGGTGCAGTCCGCGGTCGGCACGCCGAGCGTCGCCGAGGCCGCCGCGCTCCTCGCCGCTGGCCCCGGCGCCGAGCTGGTCGTCACCAAGCGCACGTCCGCCCACGCCGCGCTGGCAGTGGCGCGGAGGCAGCGCCCGCGTGGGTACCTGGCCGTCGTCGGCCTCGGGCCTGGCGACCGTCGGCACCGGACGCCCGCGGCGGAGACCGCCGTCCGCCACTGCGACATCGTGGTCGGCTACGGCCCGTACGTGGACCAGTGCGAGGACCTCATCGGTCCGCACCACGAGATCGTCCGCTCTCCCATCGGCAGCGAGGAGGACCGGGGCCGCCTGGCGGTGGAGGAGGCCAGGGTCGGTCGCCGGGTGGCCCTGGTGTGCTCGGGCGACGCGGGGGTCTACGCCATGGCGTCGGTCGCCCTCGAGCAGGCGGCGGCGAGCGACGGAGCGGCTTGGCCGTTCGACCTCGACATCGTGCCCGGGATCACCGCCGCCACCGCTGCCGCCGCCGCCCTTGGAGCCCCGCTGGGTCACGACCACGCCGCCATCAGCCTCTCCGACCTCCTGACGCCGTGGGCCACGATCGAGTCCCGGCTCGAGGCGGTGGCCGGCGCAGATATGGTCCTCTCGCTGTACAACCCGCGCTCTCGGGGACGCCCCTGGCAGCTCGGCGCGGCGCGCCGGATCCTGCTCGCGTACCGAGCACCCTCCACGCCCGTCGGGGTGGCGACCGATCTCGCTCGCGGTGGCGAGCGCGTCCGCCTCACCACCCTGGCCGAGCTCGACGTCGAGGATGTCGGCATGACGACGTGCCTCATCGTGGGCTCGTCCGCGACCCACGTCGCCAACGGCAGGATGGTCACGCCGCGGGGTTACCGGCGGTGA
- the cbiE gene encoding precorrin-6y C5,15-methyltransferase (decarboxylating) subunit CbiE, with product MAERIAVIGLGAEGLCGVGNQARSAIERAALVVGGRRHLAALALSGPVRTVPLTADLDAALDEIESEAGPVCVLASGDPGFFGVVRPLAARFGTERLEVHPSPSFVALAFARLGLAWDDAAVVSAHGRPLAAAARAASSHPKVAVLVSPESPPEALGRALLELGTTDRRIAVCARMGTPTERVDLVDLQGLAAGTWDPLSVVVLLAEPAPPSTTGLAWGLPDRSFEHRDGMITRAEVRAVALGKLWLPSRGVLWDVGAGSGSVAIECSRLRPALRVLAVEENAADARRISHNADRHGVAVEVVPGRAPAALDGLPDPDRVFVGGGGHAVLSAVLERLRPGGRVVATYAAVDRAVAAAERLGAMVQVAVSRGRRLPDGALRLAAENPVFVVWGPPGPGDEGTELGEPSP from the coding sequence GTGGCTGAACGCATCGCCGTGATCGGCCTCGGTGCCGAGGGACTGTGCGGGGTGGGCAACCAGGCTCGGTCCGCCATCGAGCGAGCCGCACTTGTCGTGGGCGGACGGCGCCACCTCGCCGCGCTGGCGCTGTCGGGCCCGGTGCGCACCGTGCCGCTCACCGCCGACCTGGATGCCGCCCTCGACGAGATCGAGTCCGAGGCGGGACCGGTCTGCGTGCTGGCGTCCGGGGACCCGGGGTTCTTCGGCGTCGTGCGGCCGCTCGCAGCGCGCTTCGGGACGGAGCGGCTGGAGGTGCACCCGTCTCCCTCTTTTGTGGCCCTGGCGTTCGCCCGGCTTGGACTGGCGTGGGACGACGCCGCCGTGGTCTCCGCCCACGGACGCCCGCTGGCAGCCGCCGCCCGCGCCGCGTCCTCCCACCCCAAGGTGGCGGTGCTCGTCTCGCCCGAGTCGCCGCCCGAGGCGCTCGGTCGGGCCCTCCTCGAGCTGGGCACAACGGACCGACGGATAGCGGTGTGCGCCCGGATGGGGACTCCGACGGAGCGGGTCGATCTCGTGGACCTGCAGGGCCTGGCTGCAGGAACGTGGGACCCCCTCTCCGTGGTGGTCCTGCTGGCCGAGCCCGCCCCGCCGTCCACCACGGGCCTCGCCTGGGGACTGCCCGACCGGAGCTTCGAGCACCGCGACGGGATGATCACCCGGGCCGAGGTGAGGGCGGTCGCCCTCGGAAAGCTGTGGTTGCCGTCCCGTGGGGTCCTATGGGACGTGGGCGCCGGCAGCGGCAGCGTCGCCATCGAGTGCTCCCGGCTGCGCCCCGCGTTGCGGGTCCTGGCTGTCGAGGAGAACGCCGCCGACGCCCGGCGCATCTCCCACAACGCCGACCGCCATGGGGTCGCCGTGGAGGTCGTGCCCGGCCGGGCGCCCGCGGCCCTCGACGGGCTCCCCGATCCCGACCGGGTGTTCGTCGGCGGCGGCGGGCACGCGGTCCTGTCGGCGGTGCTCGAACGCCTGCGTCCGGGCGGACGCGTGGTTGCGACCTACGCGGCCGTCGACCGGGCCGTCGCCGCCGCCGAGCGGTTGGGCGCCATGGTGCAGGTCGCCGTCTCGCGGGGGCGGCGTCTTCCCGACGGGGCCCTGCGCCTGGCGGCCGAGAACCCGGTCTTCGTGGTGTGGGGGCCGCCGGGTCCCGGCGACGAGGGGACCGAGCTCGGGGAGCCCTCGCCGTGA
- a CDS encoding cobalt-precorrin-5B (C(1))-methyltransferase — protein MRSAEPAAVSPTGQRGLRTGWTTGTCASAAAKAAVLGLVTGVVPAVIDVALPDGRRVDFAVEPGGAPTRAVVVKDAGDDPDCTDGARITAEVAWGAASEASPELRAGPGVGTITKPGLGLAVGQPAVNPVPRRMISIATAEVTDQPLVVTLSVPGGADMAARTTNDRLGIVGGISILGTTGVVRPFSTAAYRASVVQQVDVAAAQGETMMVLATGSRSEQAALHLLPRLDPVCVVEVGDFTGIALRRAAAAGIRRAVLVAMAGKITKLAAGVMMTHFHRSKVDNDLMERVARETSAPPPVIDAATATATARHFFEACRAAAHAAPLEALCREARAACEAHVGRQLSVEVWMVDFDGAEVVARG, from the coding sequence GTGAGATCGGCGGAGCCGGCCGCCGTCTCGCCGACCGGTCAGCGCGGCCTGCGCACGGGCTGGACGACGGGTACCTGCGCGTCGGCCGCGGCCAAGGCGGCGGTCCTCGGTCTCGTTACGGGCGTGGTCCCGGCTGTGATCGACGTCGCCCTCCCCGACGGGCGTCGAGTCGACTTCGCGGTCGAGCCGGGTGGCGCTCCCACCCGGGCCGTCGTGGTGAAGGACGCCGGCGACGACCCCGACTGCACCGACGGGGCCCGGATCACGGCCGAGGTCGCCTGGGGCGCGGCCTCGGAGGCGAGCCCGGAGCTGCGAGCCGGCCCTGGCGTGGGGACGATCACCAAGCCGGGCCTCGGGCTCGCCGTGGGCCAACCCGCCGTCAATCCCGTCCCCCGCCGCATGATCAGCATCGCCACCGCCGAGGTGACCGATCAGCCGCTGGTGGTCACCCTCTCGGTCCCGGGCGGCGCGGACATGGCGGCCAGGACCACCAACGACCGTCTCGGCATCGTCGGCGGCATCTCCATCCTCGGGACGACCGGCGTGGTCCGACCCTTCTCGACCGCGGCCTACCGGGCGTCGGTCGTCCAGCAGGTGGACGTCGCCGCCGCTCAGGGCGAGACGATGATGGTGCTGGCGACGGGCAGCCGTTCGGAGCAGGCCGCCTTGCACCTGCTCCCCCGCCTTGACCCGGTCTGCGTCGTGGAGGTCGGAGACTTCACCGGCATCGCCCTGCGACGCGCCGCGGCCGCCGGCATCCGCCGGGCCGTGCTGGTCGCCATGGCCGGGAAGATCACCAAGCTGGCCGCCGGGGTGATGATGACGCACTTCCACCGGTCGAAGGTCGACAACGACCTCATGGAACGGGTCGCCCGGGAGACCTCGGCGCCACCGCCCGTCATCGACGCCGCCACGGCCACGGCGACCGCTCGGCACTTCTTCGAGGCCTGTCGGGCCGCGGCACACGCCGCCCCGCTCGAGGCGTTGTGTCGCGAGGCCCGCGCTGCCTGCGAGGCCCACGTCGGCCGGCAGCTGTCGGTCGAGGTCTGGATGGTCGATTTCGACGGGGCCGAGGTGGTCGCCCGTGGCTGA
- the cobM gene encoding precorrin-4 C(11)-methyltransferase translates to MISFVGAGPGAADLITLRGAQRLGRADVVVWASSLVPEALLTHTRPDAVVHDSAAMTLEDVFRVYADHPDAAIVRLHSGDPALYGAIQEQMAWCIDNGREFEIVPGVSSLGAAAAAAGRELTVPALAQSVVMTRLAGRTAASMPARESVAAFAAHGATMAVFLSGARPRQLQDELLAEGSGYHADTPAVIVIRASWPDEAVVRTTVGRLAEDLLTTGARTTVLVLVGPALSGAAGGEAARSHLYSPAFSHQFRRRSLRGSTAWRTSGPTARPGRAARKGAR, encoded by the coding sequence GTGATCAGCTTCGTGGGCGCCGGCCCGGGCGCCGCCGACCTCATCACCTTGCGGGGTGCCCAGCGGCTCGGCCGGGCCGACGTGGTCGTGTGGGCGTCCTCGCTGGTGCCCGAGGCCCTCCTCACCCACACCCGGCCCGACGCCGTCGTCCACGACTCGGCCGCCATGACGCTCGAGGACGTCTTCCGCGTGTACGCCGACCACCCCGACGCAGCGATCGTGCGACTCCACTCCGGCGACCCTGCGCTGTATGGCGCCATCCAGGAGCAGATGGCGTGGTGCATCGACAACGGGCGCGAGTTCGAGATCGTGCCGGGGGTGAGCTCTCTCGGCGCGGCCGCTGCTGCCGCCGGACGGGAGCTGACGGTGCCCGCCCTGGCCCAGAGCGTGGTCATGACCAGGCTGGCCGGGCGGACGGCGGCTTCGATGCCGGCGCGCGAATCGGTGGCCGCCTTCGCGGCGCACGGCGCCACGATGGCGGTCTTCTTGTCCGGCGCCCGGCCGCGCCAGCTCCAGGACGAGCTGCTGGCCGAGGGCAGCGGCTACCACGCCGACACGCCGGCCGTCATCGTGATCCGCGCGTCGTGGCCGGACGAAGCGGTGGTGCGCACGACGGTCGGCCGCCTGGCGGAGGATCTGCTGACGACGGGAGCCCGGACCACGGTGCTGGTCCTGGTGGGACCGGCGCTCTCCGGCGCCGCCGGGGGCGAGGCGGCCCGGAGCCACCTCTACTCGCCGGCGTTCTCGCACCAGTTCCGACGCCGTTCCCTGCGGGGATCGACGGCGTGGCGCACGTCCGGCCCGACAGCCCGGCCAGGACGGGCCGCCCGCAAGGGGGCGCGGTGA
- the cobI gene encoding precorrin-2 C(20)-methyltransferase, whose product MATAASEPRGRLVGVGVGPGDPELVTRQALRVLGESDRVVAPSSAVDAVGRAEAIVRQADPEVRMERLVFDMTADGAHGGRAAREASHLAAAHALLPWLDDGEQVAFVTLGDPNIYSTFSSLTAAVRCLRPAVDIGTVPGIMAFQALAAEAGAVLLDDTESLSLVTALDGPEALDAAIDDPTRAVVVYKGGRHVPEIAASLSRAGRLDGAVIGELLGLPGERIGPLAHLATGPATYLATVIVPPRARRGSGAGPRGRPTEQEQP is encoded by the coding sequence ATGGCCACGGCCGCATCCGAGCCCCGCGGCCGCCTGGTCGGGGTCGGCGTCGGGCCGGGCGACCCGGAGCTGGTCACCCGACAGGCGCTCCGGGTCCTCGGCGAGTCGGACCGGGTCGTGGCGCCGTCGAGCGCGGTCGACGCCGTCGGGCGGGCCGAGGCCATCGTCCGTCAGGCCGACCCCGAGGTCCGCATGGAGCGACTGGTCTTCGACATGACTGCCGATGGCGCCCACGGTGGGCGGGCGGCACGCGAGGCCTCTCATCTGGCGGCCGCGCACGCGCTCCTCCCGTGGCTCGACGATGGCGAGCAGGTCGCCTTCGTCACCCTCGGCGACCCCAACATCTACAGCACGTTCTCATCGCTGACCGCCGCCGTGCGCTGCCTTCGACCGGCGGTCGACATTGGCACCGTGCCCGGGATCATGGCCTTCCAGGCCCTGGCCGCCGAGGCCGGCGCCGTGCTGCTCGACGACACCGAGTCGCTCTCGCTCGTGACCGCGCTCGACGGGCCCGAGGCGCTCGACGCTGCCATCGACGACCCGACCCGGGCGGTGGTCGTCTACAAGGGCGGGCGCCACGTCCCTGAGATCGCGGCCAGCCTCTCGCGCGCCGGTCGGCTCGACGGCGCTGTCATCGGCGAGCTGCTGGGTCTTCCCGGCGAGCGCATCGGGCCGCTGGCCCACCTCGCCACCGGTCCGGCCACCTACCTGGCCACCGTCATCGTCCCGCCGCGCGCCCGTCGAGGGAGCGGGGCCGGCCCGAGAGGCCGACCCACGGAACAGGAGCAGCCGTGA
- a CDS encoding cobyrinate a,c-diamide synthase: MAYLGPRLVVAGTHSGVGKTTVATGLMSAVASRGMAVASAKVGPDFIDPGYHALATGRPARNLDAWICGASAVAPLAARAAESAEVLVVEGVMGLFDGAALAKEDTPGPASRPAASTAEAAALLDAPVVLVVDASAMSTSVAALVHGYASFDRGVQVAGVVLNRVGSPGHEVLLREALEPLGLPVYGALPRDDALQWRERHLGLVPVVEHRRQVGASLAALAAAIERHCDVPGLVALARSAPTRRVGRLDSARPSGAARVAVAGGPAFSFCYPDNLERLEEAGAEVVPFDPAGDEALPDRVHAMYAGGGFPEVFLEALAANTPLLADVRRRVTSGLVTWAECGGLLWLSRSLDGRPLSGVVPAIGHMTDGLTLGYRRARARVASPLAEPGAELRGHEFHYSVLDPAGDALDLEGRFGAGTAGFATPSLLASYLHLHLGADPGPAERLVATASRQDGRDAATAPSRAARLGPTRPA; the protein is encoded by the coding sequence GTGGCCTACCTCGGCCCCCGACTGGTGGTGGCCGGCACCCACTCAGGGGTGGGGAAGACGACCGTGGCCACCGGGCTCATGTCGGCCGTGGCGAGCCGGGGCATGGCCGTCGCCAGCGCCAAGGTCGGGCCCGACTTCATCGACCCCGGCTACCACGCCCTGGCGACGGGACGGCCCGCCCGCAACCTCGACGCCTGGATCTGCGGCGCGTCGGCGGTGGCGCCGCTGGCCGCCCGGGCCGCCGAGTCGGCCGAGGTGCTTGTCGTCGAGGGAGTGATGGGCCTCTTCGACGGGGCAGCGTTGGCGAAAGAGGACACGCCGGGCCCGGCGTCCCGGCCCGCGGCCAGCACGGCCGAGGCGGCCGCCCTCCTCGACGCCCCTGTCGTCCTGGTCGTGGACGCCTCCGCCATGAGCACGTCGGTCGCTGCCCTGGTCCACGGCTATGCCTCCTTCGACCGAGGTGTCCAGGTCGCCGGGGTCGTGCTCAACCGGGTGGGCAGCCCGGGCCACGAGGTCCTGCTGCGCGAGGCCCTCGAGCCCCTCGGCCTGCCCGTGTACGGCGCCCTTCCCCGCGACGACGCCCTGCAGTGGCGGGAGCGCCACCTCGGCCTGGTCCCCGTCGTCGAACACCGCCGCCAGGTCGGTGCGTCACTGGCGGCCCTGGCGGCTGCGATCGAGCGCCACTGCGACGTGCCCGGGCTGGTGGCCCTGGCCCGGTCCGCGCCTACCCGCCGAGTTGGTCGACTCGACTCCGCTCGGCCGTCGGGAGCGGCGCGCGTCGCCGTGGCCGGCGGCCCCGCCTTCAGCTTCTGCTACCCCGACAACCTCGAACGGCTCGAGGAGGCGGGCGCCGAGGTGGTGCCGTTCGACCCCGCGGGCGACGAGGCGCTGCCGGATCGTGTCCACGCCATGTACGCCGGGGGCGGGTTCCCCGAGGTCTTCCTGGAAGCGCTGGCCGCGAACACTCCCCTGCTCGCCGACGTGCGGCGCCGGGTCACGAGCGGCTTGGTCACCTGGGCCGAGTGCGGCGGGCTGCTGTGGCTGTCCCGCTCGCTCGACGGTCGGCCGCTCTCGGGTGTCGTGCCCGCCATCGGCCACATGACCGACGGCCTCACCCTCGGCTATCGCCGGGCCCGCGCCCGGGTGGCCTCGCCACTGGCGGAACCGGGCGCGGAGCTACGCGGGCACGAGTTCCACTATTCCGTACTGGATCCGGCGGGCGACGCGCTCGACCTCGAAGGGCGCTTCGGCGCCGGTACGGCAGGGTTTGCCACGCCCAGCCTCCTCGCGTCCTACCTCCACCTCCACCTCGGCGCCGACCCGGGTCCCGCCGAGCGGCTGGTCGCCACTGCGAGCCGACAGGACGGCCGCGACGCAGCTACGGCCCCGTCGCGGGCTGCTCGGCTCGGGCCGACTCGGCCCGCTTGA
- the cobO gene encoding cob(I)yrinic acid a,c-diamide adenosyltransferase encodes MPGMARADSIVLVNTGHGKGKSSAAFGVMGRAWARGWRVGVVQFVKGGKWKVGERKLADHLGVEWHTLGDGFTWESTDLDETAAKGRHAWEVARAKLCSGDYDLLILDEVTYAVSYGWVTVDDVVSGIRDRAPRTNVVVTGRDAAPELVELADTVTEMRKVKHAYDRGITAKKGIEY; translated from the coding sequence GTGCCGGGCATGGCACGCGCCGATTCCATCGTCCTGGTGAACACGGGACACGGCAAGGGGAAGTCGTCAGCCGCCTTCGGCGTGATGGGGCGGGCCTGGGCGCGAGGCTGGCGCGTCGGCGTCGTGCAGTTCGTGAAGGGCGGGAAGTGGAAGGTCGGTGAGCGCAAGCTCGCCGACCACCTGGGCGTGGAATGGCACACCCTCGGCGACGGCTTCACGTGGGAGTCCACCGACCTCGACGAGACAGCCGCCAAGGGCCGCCACGCCTGGGAGGTGGCCAGGGCGAAGCTGTGCTCGGGCGACTACGACCTGCTCATCCTCGACGAGGTGACGTACGCCGTCAGCTACGGCTGGGTGACCGTGGACGACGTGGTGTCGGGCATCCGCGATCGGGCCCCGCGCACGAACGTCGTGGTCACCGGCCGGGACGCCGCTCCCGAGCTGGTCGAGCTGGCCGACACCGTGACGGAGATGCGCAAGGTCAAGCACGCCTACGACCGGGGCATCACGGCCAAGAAGGGCATCGAGTACTGA
- a CDS encoding adenosylcobinamide amidohydrolase: MDVVQLQIRSRRESGRDLPVLVWRSPSPLRAIASAPHGGGLGIRRWVVNAQVPPSYARRDPDHHLGKLGVSLGLPGRGVGMLTAADVRQYGVATDGGVGVVATVGLTHPVLAAAPDGARQPLVGTINIVVSVPERLTDSALVNAVSTATEAKVQALSDMGIDATGTATDAVCVLCPAEGRPFAFGGPRSTWGSRLARAVHAGVRRGVWEREG; the protein is encoded by the coding sequence GTGGACGTCGTGCAGCTGCAGATCCGGTCTCGCCGGGAGAGCGGGCGAGACCTCCCAGTGCTCGTGTGGCGGTCGCCCTCACCGTTGCGCGCCATCGCCTCGGCGCCGCACGGCGGCGGGCTCGGGATCAGACGGTGGGTCGTGAACGCCCAGGTGCCCCCGTCCTATGCGCGGCGCGATCCCGACCACCACCTGGGCAAGCTCGGGGTGTCGCTCGGTCTGCCCGGCCGGGGCGTCGGGATGCTCACCGCCGCCGACGTGCGTCAATATGGCGTCGCCACCGACGGCGGTGTGGGCGTGGTGGCGACCGTCGGCCTCACCCATCCGGTGCTGGCCGCGGCTCCTGACGGTGCCCGCCAACCGCTCGTGGGCACGATCAACATCGTGGTCAGCGTGCCCGAGCGGCTGACCGACTCGGCCCTCGTCAACGCGGTCTCCACCGCGACCGAGGCCAAGGTGCAGGCCCTCTCCGACATGGGCATCGACGCCACGGGCACGGCTACTGACGCCGTCTGCGTGCTCTGCCCCGCGGAGGGGCGGCCGTTCGCCTTCGGCGGACCGCGCTCCACGTGGGGGTCGCGCCTGGCGCGCGCCGTCCACGCTGGCGTGCGTCGCGGGGTGTGGGAGCGAGAAGGGTGA
- a CDS encoding bifunctional adenosylcobinamide kinase/adenosylcobinamide-phosphate guanylyltransferase — MITLVLGGARSGKSRVGETLAAGLSSSVTYVATTVAADAEMAERVAAHRARRPAGWSTVEVGQGEDLGAVLRRLSGTALVDSLGAWLAGAASFAVDGDRLCSDIAARPGDTVVVTDEVGLGVHPSSEMGRQFRDELGALNQLVAAAADEVLLVVAGRVLPLERV, encoded by the coding sequence GTGATCACTCTCGTGCTCGGGGGAGCACGGTCGGGCAAGTCGCGGGTGGGCGAGACGCTGGCGGCCGGCCTGTCGTCGTCGGTCACCTACGTGGCCACGACGGTGGCCGCAGACGCCGAGATGGCCGAGCGCGTCGCCGCGCACCGGGCCCGCCGGCCGGCGGGGTGGTCCACCGTCGAGGTCGGCCAGGGCGAGGACCTCGGGGCCGTGCTGCGTCGCCTCTCGGGCACGGCCCTGGTCGACTCGCTGGGTGCCTGGCTGGCGGGTGCGGCGTCGTTCGCAGTGGACGGCGACCGGCTCTGCTCTGACATCGCGGCACGCCCCGGCGACACGGTCGTGGTCACTGACGAGGTCGGCCTCGGGGTGCATCCGAGCAGCGAGATGGGACGCCAGTTTCGTGACGAGCTCGGCGCGCTCAACCAGCTGGTGGCCGCGGCTGCCGACGAGGTCCTTCTGGTGGTGGCCGGACGGGTCCTACCGCTCGAGCGGGTGTGA
- a CDS encoding adenosylcobinamide-GDP ribazoletransferase, translating into MRRALSFLTPLGGASRPTGSALLWFPLVGAALGLALGGVWWAAARAWSAPVAAAVVVAADLALTGLLHLDGLADSADGLLGHLPRERRLAVMADPGVGAFGVGVVGAVLLVRFAALAGLRPSWLLLGGLWCASRTWMAVGARALPYARPEGGLASAFLEGPGRPAMVGAMGLAGSCALLLAWHPVAGAASLASATLAAGGVLLLAWRRLGGFTGDVLGATGLVGETVGLLVAAARW; encoded by the coding sequence ATGCGACGGGCTCTCTCGTTCCTCACCCCCCTCGGAGGGGCCAGCCGGCCCACTGGCAGCGCGCTGCTGTGGTTCCCGTTGGTCGGGGCCGCGCTGGGACTGGCCCTGGGCGGGGTCTGGTGGGCGGCGGCGCGGGCATGGAGCGCGCCGGTCGCGGCGGCGGTGGTGGTGGCCGCGGACCTGGCGCTCACCGGCCTGCTCCACCTCGACGGGCTGGCCGACTCCGCCGACGGCCTCCTGGGGCACCTGCCGCGTGAGCGGCGGCTGGCGGTCATGGCCGATCCGGGTGTCGGGGCGTTCGGGGTCGGGGTGGTCGGAGCGGTGCTGCTGGTGCGCTTCGCGGCGCTGGCCGGGTTGCGCCCGTCCTGGCTGTTGCTGGGCGGGCTCTGGTGCGCGTCGCGGACGTGGATGGCGGTGGGCGCGCGCGCCCTGCCGTACGCACGACCCGAGGGGGGCCTGGCATCGGCCTTCCTCGAGGGGCCCGGCCGGCCGGCGATGGTGGGTGCGATGGGGCTGGCCGGCTCGTGCGCCCTGCTGCTGGCGTGGCACCCCGTAGCGGGAGCCGCATCCCTGGCCTCGGCGACGCTGGCTGCAGGCGGCGTCCTTCTCCTGGCGTGGCGGCGGCTCGGCGGCTTCACCGGCGACGTGCTCGGGGCGACGGGTCTGGTCGGGGAGACGGTCGGGCTCTTGGTGGCGGCCGCCCGATGGTGA
- the cbiB gene encoding adenosylcobinamide-phosphate synthase CbiB, which translates to MLNGRAIGAAGGWLADRLLGEPGVRPHPVAAFGSAMATFERWAWRDSRLAGTLHAGGGTGLGVLAGAAVRAGLGAGLPSTLAATYVAVAGRRLGEAATDVAAALGAGDVDAARELLRSLVGRDPTALDEKEIVRAVVESVAENTVDAVVAPMLWAVAAGAPGVLGYRAVNTVDAMVGQRSPRYCRYGWAGARLDDLAAWVPARVTAAAVVAVRPSAAGAVWRAVHHDAPGHPSPNAGVAEAAFAAALGLRLGGENRYGDRVEVRPPLGTGRPPEVDDVAAAVRLSSDVGAALAVLLFGTATVARWRRWRL; encoded by the coding sequence ATGCTGAACGGCAGGGCGATCGGCGCCGCGGGAGGCTGGCTCGCGGACAGGCTCCTGGGTGAGCCGGGCGTTCGGCCCCACCCCGTGGCGGCGTTTGGTTCGGCCATGGCCACCTTCGAACGCTGGGCGTGGCGAGACAGCCGCCTCGCCGGCACGCTCCACGCCGGCGGAGGGACGGGACTGGGCGTGCTCGCCGGCGCCGCGGTGCGAGCCGGCCTCGGCGCGGGGCTGCCGTCGACGCTGGCCGCCACCTACGTTGCCGTCGCCGGGCGCCGCCTCGGAGAGGCCGCGACCGACGTCGCTGCCGCGCTGGGCGCCGGCGATGTCGACGCCGCTCGCGAGCTGCTGCGCTCGCTCGTGGGCCGCGACCCGACGGCACTCGACGAGAAGGAGATCGTCCGGGCCGTCGTCGAGTCAGTGGCCGAGAACACCGTCGACGCCGTCGTCGCCCCGATGCTCTGGGCGGTGGCTGCGGGCGCTCCGGGCGTCCTCGGCTACCGGGCCGTGAACACCGTCGACGCCATGGTCGGGCAGCGCAGTCCCCGCTACTGCCGCTACGGCTGGGCCGGCGCGCGCCTGGACGACCTCGCCGCGTGGGTGCCAGCACGCGTCACCGCCGCCGCGGTCGTCGCCGTGCGTCCGAGCGCCGCTGGCGCCGTGTGGCGTGCGGTGCACCACGACGCTCCCGGGCATCCGTCGCCCAACGCCGGGGTGGCCGAAGCGGCCTTCGCCGCCGCCCTCGGGCTCAGGCTCGGCGGGGAGAACCGCTACGGCGATCGCGTCGAGGTCCGCCCGCCCCTGGGGACTGGACGCCCGCCCGAGGTGGACGACGTGGCCGCCGCGGTGCGGCTCTCCTCGGACGTCGGCGCCGCCTTGGCGGTGCTGCTCTTTGGCACCGCCACGGTCGCCCGGTGGCGCCGGTGGCGCCTGTGA